From Drosophila virilis strain 15010-1051.87 chromosome X, Dvir_AGI_RSII-ME, whole genome shotgun sequence, the proteins below share one genomic window:
- the Ubr1 gene encoding E3 ubiquitin-protein ligase UBR1 isoform X2, whose amino-acid sequence MDRYDMEDVVVPEQDGSSPLKEWRLKHQAGTLNRNDFIDYFKKESPKYFDFQNEMGTDSNAPTYEAMYESDDDNSMYSDYMPLEEQVQLSAKTTKLLQEIKRLQESKHAVTCGSLKCMFKESLAKEEIIDVLVEFMLGDSPVTALEKLRLEGNTATVCGKVFKNGEPTYSCRECGVDPTCVLCVNCFKRSAHRFHRYKMSSSGGGGCCDCGDDEAWKRDQYCELHLANRKNPLESKIITSAVLERAEICFSAILAFCVNYLEIEPNASLQCLDGELDGANFCTVLYNDESHTFDQVINTLTKIAKCRHRDAMEIVAAIDREGRAVVKCDTFKECNELKTAIENQNIPPSGLLNNARHSQSLRTSVLNINSVACQQFALQLLSWFQEFLVRHYLFRKTFATLVQLKNESFCIRHILEYDVKLWKTARTCWHRLLISGMLMEYENKMVLAKEFSRRYATIVEDFISDDHDHSFSIVSLSVQLFTVPSIAHHLIAHEGIFDKLLHTFYHVAIEKFIHNRTLHFSKNIASMAFFKRANYILYDLRYLLSLKPEVLSSELRSGFLEGCKALMRVLNVMQGMESITRQMGQHMDYEPEWECAFNLHIKLASTISQVIEWAASDVKLLRKLYKMTVRALVNNSFIVGNEKVEAKVVADHVANCLIYDVSTRPVSIHLPLSRFYAGIYLHLGAHDMTYDILLAETEALNIKLTPREIIEPVLCTQAMIAQVAAGMWRRNGYSLLHQLYFYRNVRCRVEMLDRDIVCLQIGASLMESNEFLIHLLNKFNMIAWAQPEYEFGLAQSPVDDEFMRQLSMTDEFLELLIVIIGERWMPGVSLVSEEDRLRKEIIQLLCTKSYSHSELSRALPDGNSGSNDSIIEDVINTVAVFKKPVGTDSKGVYELKEHLYDEFNVYFYHYTKEDKSKAEELQRERRKAKKQLVCCPPPMLPQLTPAFTSMANILQCNVFLEITTMVMDRALDARSRSFTESHLQKVLHLLGFAIQEEISEHYPFLSFYERSQKYYVLEKLEELARCPRLEAHRDFVLWTIKRYKDLQAKQAPSVSSSSAAAGSGSSQQQSQQGEDQPLSSEQQARLEKEARSRLAAERRAKIMAQIENAQKSFMKSNAEMFANTNDEGTAGAAQKPNDSMMEWEEIPESLEEQGAAALVPDTCKTVACLGPQRSHYEAGDNSFKCILCFEDCSITSSGPPLVSSAFVQTSRVIFTTAIPEGPKSALHVSCCGHVMHHNCWKEYYSSEESKEQRRPQRNRVLPNQTQNVEFHCPYCRTLSNTVLPVSEALPKFSPPPPPSLTQAAENYMPLDSFVEMLLMISKLTLEGSSIALMNLPKKFSIIGNMSQFERSAQIIQKPTLHINWTEVMGSFHTALRNAMQSQLQGHQSEDSPNADDSDLDTVSLLWDTCYYTLQSLEVYLYAIQKPLKAELPMRHQSCVSNLVRACALYSVSLKEPQITKQSVQGAKLCETIFNQKGTSVLEWDCFRMLVQLNFTVPNLVAADENKTMLPSGSMFDYYILQTCFLANITKAIICFDYEAEVASRSDEDKEKQLTAMLQYVEQLPTKIRHNMASFYVKHNLAFGVRQFERNGQPREEYEEMDMEMGVSALLDDPVKCLAQLLEYVRRQMSSFLRSSCLFYRCITDIDFPDSFPTDQPDRFGLMCQYLGLDPQLGVYFDMESVYAPIMQSFASHPHIRRELNERCAIKQATPGSSQAHSNTISIVPCQRPLPRLVTLYEDYSDLINSVSDIFCPNNEREEMKTPTMCLICGTILCGQSYCCQPELGKTAVGACTHHAHDCGAEVGIFLRIRDCQVVYLGRGKGCFVQPPYLDEYGETDQGLRRGNPLRLCKAAYDRIFLQWLGHNLHEEIARLNEHANVAVTQWHHM is encoded by the exons ATTCAAATGCACCAACTT ATGAAGCAATGTATGAGTCGGATGATGATAACTCCATGTATTCTGATTATATGCCCCTCGAAGAGCAAGTCCAATTGAGCGCGAAGACTACCAAGCTGCTGCAAGAGATCAAGCGCTTGCAGGAGTCAAAGCACGCCGTGACTTGCGGGTCCT TGAAATGCATGTTCAAGGAGTCGCTGGCCAAAGAGGAGATCATTGATGTGCTTGTCGAGTTCATGTTGGGCGATAGTCCGGTGACAGCACTCGAGAAGCTACGACTAGAGGGAAACACGGCCACCGTGTGCGGCAAGGTGTTCAAAAATGGCGAGCCCACTTACAGCTGCCGCGAATGTGGCGTCGATCCGACCTGTGTGCTGTGCGTCAATTGCTTTAAGCGTTCGGCGCATCGCTTTCATAGGTATAAAATGTCCAGCTCCGGCGGTGGTGGCTGTTGTGATTGCGGCGACGATGAGGCCTGGAAGCGTGATCAATACTGCGAGCTGCATCTG GCGAATCGCAAGAATCCCCTTGAGAGCAAAATCATAACCAGTGCCGTGCTGGAGCGCGCAGAAATTTGCTTCAGCGCCATATTGGCATTCTGTGTGAACTATCTGGAGATTGAGCCGAATGCTAGTCTGCAGTGTCTGGATGGAGAGCTCGATGGAGCCAACTTCTGCACGGTGCTGTACAATGATGAGTCGCACACTTTTGATCAGGTCATTAATACGCTGACAAAGATCGCAAAGTGCCGTCACAGGGATGCCATGGAGATTGTGGCTGCCATCGATCGTGAGGGTCGAGCCGTTGTTAAGTGTGATACGTTCAAGGAGTGCAACGAACTCAAGACGGccattgaaaatcaaaatataccGCCTAGCGGTCTGCTAAACAATGCCCGTCACAGCCAATCGCTGCGCACATCAGTGCTCAATATCAATTCGGTGGCGTGCCAGCAGTTTGCGCTGCAGTTACTCAGCTGGTTCCAAGAGTTCCTTGTGCGTCATTATCTATTCCGGAAGACGTTCGCCACACTGGTGCAGCTTAAGAACGAATCCTTTTGCATTCGCCATATACTCGAATACGATGTGAAGCTATGGAAGACGGCTCGCACCTGCTGGCATCGTCTGCTCATCTCCGGCATGCTCATGGAGTACGAGAACAAAATGGTGCTCGCTAAGGAATTCTCGCGACGCTATGCGACCATTGTGGAGGACTTTATTAGCGATGATCACGATCACTCCTTTTCGATTGTATCGCTCAGTGTGCAGTTGTTCACTGTCCCGAGTATTGCTCATCATCTGATCGCCCATGAGGGAATCTTTGACAAGCTGCTACACACGTTCTATCACGTCGCCATCGAGAAGTTTATACACAATCGCACGCTCCACTTTAGCAAGAACATTGCCAGCATGGCGTTCTTTAAGCGAGCCAATTACATACTCTACGATTTACGTTATTTGCTCAGTCTGAAGCCTGAAGTGCTTAGCAGTGAGCTTCGCAGCGGTTTCCTTGAGG GCTGCAAGGCTCTTATGCGTGTCTTGAATGTAATGCAGGGCATGGAATCGATAACTCGCCAAATGGGCCAGCATATGGACTACGAGCCGGAGTGGGAGTGCGCCTTCAATTTGCACATTAAACTGGCCTCGACCATATCGCAGGTGATCGAGTGGGCGGCCAGCGATGTGAAGCTGCTGCGCAAGCTCTACAAGATGACGGTGCGTGCGCTTGTGAATAACAGCTTCATTGTGGGCAACGAGAAGGTGGAAGCAAAGGTCGTTGCCGACCATGTGGCCAATTGTCTAATATATGACGTATCTACAAGACCGGTTTCGATACATTTACCGCTGTCGCGCTTTTATGCGGGCATTTATCTGCATCTGGGAGCGCACGACATGACCTATGACATCCTTCTGGCCGAGACGGAGGCGCTGAACATAAAGCTAACGCCACGCGAAATTATTGAGCCAGTGCTGTGCACTCAGGCGATGATTGCCCAGGTCGCTGCTGGCATGTGGAGACGCAATGGTTATTCGCTCCTTCATCAGCTATATTTCTATAGAAATGTACGCTGCCGTGTCGAGATGTTGGACAGGGATATAGTTTGCCTGCAGATTGGCGCCTCGCTAATGGAGAGCAACGAGTTTCTCATTCACTTGCTAAACAAATTCAACATGATCGCCTGGGCGCAGCCCGAATACGAGTTTGGTCTGGCCCAATCACCGGTGGATGACGAGTTTATGCGCCAGCTGTCTATGACCGATGAGTTCCTCGAGCTTCTGATTGTCATTATTGGCGAGCGTTGGATGCCGGGCGTTTCGCTTGTCAGTGAGGAAGATCGCTTACGCAAGGAGATCATACAACTGCTCTGCACCAAATCTTACTCACACTCGGAGCTGTCGCGCGCTCTGCCCGacggcaacagcggcagcaacgaCAGCATTATCGAGGATGTCATAAACACGGTGGCCGTCTTCAAGAAGCCCGTCGGCACCGACAGCAAGGGTGTCTATGAGCTAAAAGAGCACCTCTACGATGAATTCAACGTATACTTCTACCATTATACCAAGGAGGACAAATCCAAGGCCGAGGAGCTGCAACGTGAGCGTCGCAAGGCCAAAAAACAGCTCGTTTGCTGTCCGCCGCCAATGCTGCCACAGTTAACGCCGGCCTTCAC CTCAATGGCCAACATTTTGCAGTGCAACGTGTTCCTCGAGATCACCACGATGGTCATGGATCGTGCATTGGATGCGCGCAGTCGTTCCTTTACCGAAAGTCATTTGCAGAAG GTGCTGCATCTACTGGGCTTTGCCATACAGGAGGAGATAAGCGAGCATTACCCGTTCCTCAGCTTCTATGAGCGATCGCAAAAGTATTACGTGCTAGAAAAACTGGAGGAGTTGGCCCGTTGCCCACGT TTGGAGGCTCATCGCGATTTTGTATTGTGGACCATTAAACGGTACAAGGATCTGCAGGCAAAACAGGCGCCCAGCGTCAGCTCCTCGTCGGCAGCTGCTGGCTCGGGCAGCAGCCAACAGCAGTCGCAGCAAGGCGAGGATCAGCCGCTGTCTTCCGAGCAGCAGGCACGCCTAGAGAAAGAGGCCCGGTCACGGTTGGCCGCTGAGCGCCGCGCCAAGATTATGGCTCAAATCGAGAATGCACAGAAGTCCTTCATGAAGTCCAATGCAGAAATGTTTGCCAACACAAACGATGAGGGCACTGCAGGTGCAGCGCAGAAACCAAACGATTCTATGATGGAATGGGAGGAAATACCAGAGTCACTGGAGGAGCAGGGAGCTGCTGCTCTAGTGCCGGATACTTGTAAGACAGTAGCCTGCCTGGGCCCACAGCGCAGCCATTATGAGGCGGGCGACAACAGCTTCAAGTGCATTCTTTGCTTTGAGGACTGCAGCATCACCAGCAGCGGCCCGCCGCTGGTCAGCTCCGCTTTTGTGCAGACATCGCGCGTCATTTTCACCACGGCCATCCCTGAGGGCCCGAAATCAGCGCTGCACGTTAGCTGCTGTGGACATGTAATGCATCACAATTGCTGGAAGGAGTACTACAGCAGCGAGGAGTCCAAGGAGCAGCGCCGGCCGCAACGCAATCGGGTGTTGCCAAACCAGACGCAGAACGTAGAGTTCCATTGCCCCTACTGCCGCACCTTGAGCAACACAGTGCTTCCAGTCAGTGAGGCATTGCCAAAGTTCTCGCCACCTCCACCGCCATCGCTGACGCAAGCAGCCGAAAACTATATGCCGCTTGACAGTTTTGTGGAAATGCTACTTATGATCAGCAAGTTGACTTTGGAAGGATCATCAATTGCGCTAATGAACTTGCCCAAAAAATTCAGCATTATTGGCAACATGTCCCAGTTTGAGCGTAGCGCACAGATCATACAAAAGCCTACCTTGCATATTAATTGGACAGAAGTGATGGGCTCGTTCCATACAGCGCTACGGAACGCCATGCAGAGCCAGCTGCAGGGACACCAGTCAGAGGATTCGCCAAATGCGGACGATAGCGATCTGGACACCGTGTCGCTGCTGTGGGACACCTGCTACTACACGCTGCAGTCACTAGAGGTCTATCTATATGCCATACAGAAGCCCCTGAAGGCCGAACTGCCCATGCGGCATCAAAGCTGCGTTAGCAATTTGGTGCGTGCCTGCGCTCTCTACTCAGTCAGTCTGAAAGAGCCGCAGATCACCAAGCAGAGCGTGCAAGGCGCCAAGCTGTGCGAGACCATATTCAATCAGAAGGGCACCAGCGTCCTGGAATGGGACTGCTTCCGAATGCTGGTACAGCTCAACTTTACTGTGCCCAATCTTGTCGCCGCCGATG AGAACAAGACAATGTTGCCCAGCGGCAGCATGTTTGACTATTACATACTGCAGACGTGTTTCCTGGCCAATATAACGAAGGCGATCATTTGCTTTGACTACGAGGCGGAAGTGGCCTCTCGCTCGGATGAAGATAAGGAGAAGCAGTTGACAGCGATGTTGCAGTACGTGGAGCAGCTGCCTACTAAGATCAGGCATAACATGGCCAGCTTCTATGTTAAACACAATTTGGCATTCGGCGTTCGCCAGTTCGAGCGGAATGGGCAGCCGAGAGAAGAGTATGAAGAAATGGATATGGAGATGGGAGTGAGCGCGCTATTGGACGACCCGGTTAAGTGTCTGGCTCAGTTGCTGGAGTATGTGCGCCGCCAGATGAGCTCATTCCTGCGTAGCTCCTGTCTCTTCTATCGCTGCATTACCGATATCGATTTTCCTGATTCGTTTCCCACTGACCAGCCTGATCGTTTCGGCTTGATGTGCCAGTACCTGGGCTTGGATCCTCAGCTGGGCGTGTATTTTGACATGGAATCGGTGTACGCTCCCATCATGCAGAGCTTCGCCTCGCATCCCCACATAAGGCGCGAGCTCAACGAGCGCTGCGCCATCAAACAGGCGACGCCCGGCTCATCGCAGGCGCATTCGAATACGATATCGATAGTGCCATGTCAGCGGCCGTTGCCGCGTCTGGTGACGCTATACGAGGATTACAGCGATCTTATCAACAGCGTCTCGGACATCTTCTGTCCCAACAACGAGCGCGAGGAGATGAAAACGCCGACCATGTGCTTAATATGCGGCACCATACTGTGCGGTCAGTCGTACTGCTGCCAGCCGGAGCTGGGCAAGACGGCGGTGGGCGCCTGTACGCATCACGCCCACGATTGCGGCGCCGAGGTGGGCATATTTTTGCGCATACGCGACTGCCAGGTGGTATACCTGGGCCGTGGCAAGGGCTGTTTTGTGCAGCCGCCCTATTTGGATGAGTACGGCGAAACGGATCAGGGGCTGAGACGCGGCAATCCGCTCAGGCTCTGCAAGGCTGCCTACGATCGCATCTTTCTACAGTGGCTGGGACACAATCTGCACGAGGAGATTGCCCGTCTTAATGAGCATGCGAATGTGGCGGTTACACAGTGGCATCACATGTAG
- the Ubr1 gene encoding E3 ubiquitin-protein ligase UBR1 isoform X3 — protein sequence MDRYDMEDVVVPEQDGSSPLKEWRLKHQAGTLNRNDFIDYFKKESPKYFDFQNEMGTDSNAPTLKCMFKESLAKEEIIDVLVEFMLGDSPVTALEKLRLEGNTATVCGKVFKNGEPTYSCRECGVDPTCVLCVNCFKRSAHRFHRYKMSSSGGGGCCDCGDDEAWKRDQYCELHLANRKNPLESKIITSAVLERAEICFSAILAFCVNYLEIEPNASLQCLDGELDGANFCTVLYNDESHTFDQVINTLTKIAKCRHRDAMEIVAAIDREGRAVVKCDTFKECNELKTAIENQNIPPSGLLNNARHSQSLRTSVLNINSVACQQFALQLLSWFQEFLVRHYLFRKTFATLVQLKNESFCIRHILEYDVKLWKTARTCWHRLLISGMLMEYENKMVLAKEFSRRYATIVEDFISDDHDHSFSIVSLSVQLFTVPSIAHHLIAHEGIFDKLLHTFYHVAIEKFIHNRTLHFSKNIASMAFFKRANYILYDLRYLLSLKPEVLSSELRSGFLEGCKALMRVLNVMQGMESITRQMGQHMDYEPEWECAFNLHIKLASTISQVIEWAASDVKLLRKLYKMTVRALVNNSFIVGNEKVEAKVVADHVANCLIYDVSTRPVSIHLPLSRFYAGIYLHLGAHDMTYDILLAETEALNIKLTPREIIEPVLCTQAMIAQVAAGMWRRNGYSLLHQLYFYRNVRCRVEMLDRDIVCLQIGASLMESNEFLIHLLNKFNMIAWAQPEYEFGLAQSPVDDEFMRQLSMTDEFLELLIVIIGERWMPGVSLVSEEDRLRKEIIQLLCTKSYSHSELSRALPDGNSGSNDSIIEDVINTVAVFKKPVGTDSKGVYELKEHLYDEFNVYFYHYTKEDKSKAEELQRERRKAKKQLVCCPPPMLPQLTPAFTSMANILQCNVFLEITTMVMDRALDARSRSFTESHLQKVLHLLGFAIQEEISEHYPFLSFYERSQKYYVLEKLEELARCPRLEAHRDFVLWTIKRYKDLQAKQAPSVSSSSAAAGSGSSQQQSQQGEDQPLSSEQQARLEKEARSRLAAERRAKIMAQIENAQKSFMKSNAEMFANTNDEGTAGAAQKPNDSMMEWEEIPESLEEQGAAALVPDTCKTVACLGPQRSHYEAGDNSFKCILCFEDCSITSSGPPLVSSAFVQTSRVIFTTAIPEGPKSALHVSCCGHVMHHNCWKEYYSSEESKEQRRPQRNRVLPNQTQNVEFHCPYCRTLSNTVLPVSEALPKFSPPPPPSLTQAAENYMPLDSFVEMLLMISKLTLEGSSIALMNLPKKFSIIGNMSQFERSAQIIQKPTLHINWTEVMGSFHTALRNAMQSQLQGHQSEDSPNADDSDLDTVSLLWDTCYYTLQSLEVYLYAIQKPLKAELPMRHQSCVSNLVRACALYSVSLKEPQITKQSVQGAKLCETIFNQKGTSVLEWDCFRMLVQLNFTVPNLVAADVHGTICNQFLFTENKTMLPSGSMFDYYILQTCFLANITKAIICFDYEAEVASRSDEDKEKQLTAMLQYVEQLPTKIRHNMASFYVKHNLAFGVRQFERNGQPREEYEEMDMEMGVSALLDDPVKCLAQLLEYVRRQMSSFLRSSCLFYRCITDIDFPDSFPTDQPDRFGLMCQYLGLDPQLGVYFDMESVYAPIMQSFASHPHIRRELNERCAIKQATPGSSQAHSNTISIVPCQRPLPRLVTLYEDYSDLINSVSDIFCPNNEREEMKTPTMCLICGTILCGQSYCCQPELGKTAVGACTHHAHDCGAEVGIFLRIRDCQVVYLGRGKGCFVQPPYLDEYGETDQGLRRGNPLRLCKAAYDRIFLQWLGHNLHEEIARLNEHANVAVTQWHHM from the exons ATTCAAATGCACCAACTT TGAAATGCATGTTCAAGGAGTCGCTGGCCAAAGAGGAGATCATTGATGTGCTTGTCGAGTTCATGTTGGGCGATAGTCCGGTGACAGCACTCGAGAAGCTACGACTAGAGGGAAACACGGCCACCGTGTGCGGCAAGGTGTTCAAAAATGGCGAGCCCACTTACAGCTGCCGCGAATGTGGCGTCGATCCGACCTGTGTGCTGTGCGTCAATTGCTTTAAGCGTTCGGCGCATCGCTTTCATAGGTATAAAATGTCCAGCTCCGGCGGTGGTGGCTGTTGTGATTGCGGCGACGATGAGGCCTGGAAGCGTGATCAATACTGCGAGCTGCATCTG GCGAATCGCAAGAATCCCCTTGAGAGCAAAATCATAACCAGTGCCGTGCTGGAGCGCGCAGAAATTTGCTTCAGCGCCATATTGGCATTCTGTGTGAACTATCTGGAGATTGAGCCGAATGCTAGTCTGCAGTGTCTGGATGGAGAGCTCGATGGAGCCAACTTCTGCACGGTGCTGTACAATGATGAGTCGCACACTTTTGATCAGGTCATTAATACGCTGACAAAGATCGCAAAGTGCCGTCACAGGGATGCCATGGAGATTGTGGCTGCCATCGATCGTGAGGGTCGAGCCGTTGTTAAGTGTGATACGTTCAAGGAGTGCAACGAACTCAAGACGGccattgaaaatcaaaatataccGCCTAGCGGTCTGCTAAACAATGCCCGTCACAGCCAATCGCTGCGCACATCAGTGCTCAATATCAATTCGGTGGCGTGCCAGCAGTTTGCGCTGCAGTTACTCAGCTGGTTCCAAGAGTTCCTTGTGCGTCATTATCTATTCCGGAAGACGTTCGCCACACTGGTGCAGCTTAAGAACGAATCCTTTTGCATTCGCCATATACTCGAATACGATGTGAAGCTATGGAAGACGGCTCGCACCTGCTGGCATCGTCTGCTCATCTCCGGCATGCTCATGGAGTACGAGAACAAAATGGTGCTCGCTAAGGAATTCTCGCGACGCTATGCGACCATTGTGGAGGACTTTATTAGCGATGATCACGATCACTCCTTTTCGATTGTATCGCTCAGTGTGCAGTTGTTCACTGTCCCGAGTATTGCTCATCATCTGATCGCCCATGAGGGAATCTTTGACAAGCTGCTACACACGTTCTATCACGTCGCCATCGAGAAGTTTATACACAATCGCACGCTCCACTTTAGCAAGAACATTGCCAGCATGGCGTTCTTTAAGCGAGCCAATTACATACTCTACGATTTACGTTATTTGCTCAGTCTGAAGCCTGAAGTGCTTAGCAGTGAGCTTCGCAGCGGTTTCCTTGAGG GCTGCAAGGCTCTTATGCGTGTCTTGAATGTAATGCAGGGCATGGAATCGATAACTCGCCAAATGGGCCAGCATATGGACTACGAGCCGGAGTGGGAGTGCGCCTTCAATTTGCACATTAAACTGGCCTCGACCATATCGCAGGTGATCGAGTGGGCGGCCAGCGATGTGAAGCTGCTGCGCAAGCTCTACAAGATGACGGTGCGTGCGCTTGTGAATAACAGCTTCATTGTGGGCAACGAGAAGGTGGAAGCAAAGGTCGTTGCCGACCATGTGGCCAATTGTCTAATATATGACGTATCTACAAGACCGGTTTCGATACATTTACCGCTGTCGCGCTTTTATGCGGGCATTTATCTGCATCTGGGAGCGCACGACATGACCTATGACATCCTTCTGGCCGAGACGGAGGCGCTGAACATAAAGCTAACGCCACGCGAAATTATTGAGCCAGTGCTGTGCACTCAGGCGATGATTGCCCAGGTCGCTGCTGGCATGTGGAGACGCAATGGTTATTCGCTCCTTCATCAGCTATATTTCTATAGAAATGTACGCTGCCGTGTCGAGATGTTGGACAGGGATATAGTTTGCCTGCAGATTGGCGCCTCGCTAATGGAGAGCAACGAGTTTCTCATTCACTTGCTAAACAAATTCAACATGATCGCCTGGGCGCAGCCCGAATACGAGTTTGGTCTGGCCCAATCACCGGTGGATGACGAGTTTATGCGCCAGCTGTCTATGACCGATGAGTTCCTCGAGCTTCTGATTGTCATTATTGGCGAGCGTTGGATGCCGGGCGTTTCGCTTGTCAGTGAGGAAGATCGCTTACGCAAGGAGATCATACAACTGCTCTGCACCAAATCTTACTCACACTCGGAGCTGTCGCGCGCTCTGCCCGacggcaacagcggcagcaacgaCAGCATTATCGAGGATGTCATAAACACGGTGGCCGTCTTCAAGAAGCCCGTCGGCACCGACAGCAAGGGTGTCTATGAGCTAAAAGAGCACCTCTACGATGAATTCAACGTATACTTCTACCATTATACCAAGGAGGACAAATCCAAGGCCGAGGAGCTGCAACGTGAGCGTCGCAAGGCCAAAAAACAGCTCGTTTGCTGTCCGCCGCCAATGCTGCCACAGTTAACGCCGGCCTTCAC CTCAATGGCCAACATTTTGCAGTGCAACGTGTTCCTCGAGATCACCACGATGGTCATGGATCGTGCATTGGATGCGCGCAGTCGTTCCTTTACCGAAAGTCATTTGCAGAAG GTGCTGCATCTACTGGGCTTTGCCATACAGGAGGAGATAAGCGAGCATTACCCGTTCCTCAGCTTCTATGAGCGATCGCAAAAGTATTACGTGCTAGAAAAACTGGAGGAGTTGGCCCGTTGCCCACGT TTGGAGGCTCATCGCGATTTTGTATTGTGGACCATTAAACGGTACAAGGATCTGCAGGCAAAACAGGCGCCCAGCGTCAGCTCCTCGTCGGCAGCTGCTGGCTCGGGCAGCAGCCAACAGCAGTCGCAGCAAGGCGAGGATCAGCCGCTGTCTTCCGAGCAGCAGGCACGCCTAGAGAAAGAGGCCCGGTCACGGTTGGCCGCTGAGCGCCGCGCCAAGATTATGGCTCAAATCGAGAATGCACAGAAGTCCTTCATGAAGTCCAATGCAGAAATGTTTGCCAACACAAACGATGAGGGCACTGCAGGTGCAGCGCAGAAACCAAACGATTCTATGATGGAATGGGAGGAAATACCAGAGTCACTGGAGGAGCAGGGAGCTGCTGCTCTAGTGCCGGATACTTGTAAGACAGTAGCCTGCCTGGGCCCACAGCGCAGCCATTATGAGGCGGGCGACAACAGCTTCAAGTGCATTCTTTGCTTTGAGGACTGCAGCATCACCAGCAGCGGCCCGCCGCTGGTCAGCTCCGCTTTTGTGCAGACATCGCGCGTCATTTTCACCACGGCCATCCCTGAGGGCCCGAAATCAGCGCTGCACGTTAGCTGCTGTGGACATGTAATGCATCACAATTGCTGGAAGGAGTACTACAGCAGCGAGGAGTCCAAGGAGCAGCGCCGGCCGCAACGCAATCGGGTGTTGCCAAACCAGACGCAGAACGTAGAGTTCCATTGCCCCTACTGCCGCACCTTGAGCAACACAGTGCTTCCAGTCAGTGAGGCATTGCCAAAGTTCTCGCCACCTCCACCGCCATCGCTGACGCAAGCAGCCGAAAACTATATGCCGCTTGACAGTTTTGTGGAAATGCTACTTATGATCAGCAAGTTGACTTTGGAAGGATCATCAATTGCGCTAATGAACTTGCCCAAAAAATTCAGCATTATTGGCAACATGTCCCAGTTTGAGCGTAGCGCACAGATCATACAAAAGCCTACCTTGCATATTAATTGGACAGAAGTGATGGGCTCGTTCCATACAGCGCTACGGAACGCCATGCAGAGCCAGCTGCAGGGACACCAGTCAGAGGATTCGCCAAATGCGGACGATAGCGATCTGGACACCGTGTCGCTGCTGTGGGACACCTGCTACTACACGCTGCAGTCACTAGAGGTCTATCTATATGCCATACAGAAGCCCCTGAAGGCCGAACTGCCCATGCGGCATCAAAGCTGCGTTAGCAATTTGGTGCGTGCCTGCGCTCTCTACTCAGTCAGTCTGAAAGAGCCGCAGATCACCAAGCAGAGCGTGCAAGGCGCCAAGCTGTGCGAGACCATATTCAATCAGAAGGGCACCAGCGTCCTGGAATGGGACTGCTTCCGAATGCTGGTACAGCTCAACTTTACTGTGCCCAATCTTGTCGCCGCCGATG tGCACGGCACTATATGCAATCAATTTCTATTTACAGAGAACAAGACAATGTTGCCCAGCGGCAGCATGTTTGACTATTACATACTGCAGACGTGTTTCCTGGCCAATATAACGAAGGCGATCATTTGCTTTGACTACGAGGCGGAAGTGGCCTCTCGCTCGGATGAAGATAAGGAGAAGCAGTTGACAGCGATGTTGCAGTACGTGGAGCAGCTGCCTACTAAGATCAGGCATAACATGGCCAGCTTCTATGTTAAACACAATTTGGCATTCGGCGTTCGCCAGTTCGAGCGGAATGGGCAGCCGAGAGAAGAGTATGAAGAAATGGATATGGAGATGGGAGTGAGCGCGCTATTGGACGACCCGGTTAAGTGTCTGGCTCAGTTGCTGGAGTATGTGCGCCGCCAGATGAGCTCATTCCTGCGTAGCTCCTGTCTCTTCTATCGCTGCATTACCGATATCGATTTTCCTGATTCGTTTCCCACTGACCAGCCTGATCGTTTCGGCTTGATGTGCCAGTACCTGGGCTTGGATCCTCAGCTGGGCGTGTATTTTGACATGGAATCGGTGTACGCTCCCATCATGCAGAGCTTCGCCTCGCATCCCCACATAAGGCGCGAGCTCAACGAGCGCTGCGCCATCAAACAGGCGACGCCCGGCTCATCGCAGGCGCATTCGAATACGATATCGATAGTGCCATGTCAGCGGCCGTTGCCGCGTCTGGTGACGCTATACGAGGATTACAGCGATCTTATCAACAGCGTCTCGGACATCTTCTGTCCCAACAACGAGCGCGAGGAGATGAAAACGCCGACCATGTGCTTAATATGCGGCACCATACTGTGCGGTCAGTCGTACTGCTGCCAGCCGGAGCTGGGCAAGACGGCGGTGGGCGCCTGTACGCATCACGCCCACGATTGCGGCGCCGAGGTGGGCATATTTTTGCGCATACGCGACTGCCAGGTGGTATACCTGGGCCGTGGCAAGGGCTGTTTTGTGCAGCCGCCCTATTTGGATGAGTACGGCGAAACGGATCAGGGGCTGAGACGCGGCAATCCGCTCAGGCTCTGCAAGGCTGCCTACGATCGCATCTTTCTACAGTGGCTGGGACACAATCTGCACGAGGAGATTGCCCGTCTTAATGAGCATGCGAATGTGGCGGTTACACAGTGGCATCACATGTAG